A region from the Hydra vulgaris chromosome 10, alternate assembly HydraT2T_AEP genome encodes:
- the LOC101235218 gene encoding caspase-2-like (The RefSeq protein has 13 substitutions, 1 non-frameshifting indel compared to this genomic sequence), whose product MDKSHKIFLLKNRLEFVKDLEPNDVTGFLYQEHVISENDKDVIDNLKTRRDRVEFLMDLLPRKGPKVLPKFYNILNMLPSYKHLAQLIAKQVNFESANLDIIDGKQEEVAVRPRSSSQLLSSMLDSYSMTSTSRGWCFILNNVNFSYMSSRRGSERDAENLKLLFEKLGFKIWVVNDADAASFSEKFTELAKKPDHGCCLIVCLLSHGVAGKIYGTDGELVAVSELLEILSEGTEKVKSIPKLFLIQACRVVEKLDAIDSGLSPSKKFTLPKSGMTEVVSIRSDRFVSIRSDIPFDRSQTQKTYSMDSLTSFINEHEKPLQSDILLGYSTFPGDVSWRHTKNGSYFIDSVVSVFSNYAATEDVASMMVKVNQLVKEKLAKNGEFQIPAPVITLTKKLFLFPI is encoded by the exons ATGGATAAAAGTCACaaaatattcttattaaaaaatcgtTTGGAATTTGTTAAAGATCTGGAACCGAATGATATAATAGGTTTTTTGTATCAAGAACATGTTATATCGGAAAATGATAAAGACATTATTGACAACTTAAAAACGCGAAGAGATAGGGTTGAATTTTTAATGGATCTACTGCCAAGAAAAGGCCCTAAAGTTTTGCCAAAGTTTTATGATATTCTTAATATGCTCCCATCCTACAAGCATTTGGCTCAATTAATAGCGAAGCAAGTCAATTTTGAGAGTG ccaattttgatattattgatgGTAAACAAGAAGAAGTTGCAGTTCGTCCACGAAGTTCGTCCCAACTCTTATCTTCTATGTTAGATTCCTATTCAATGACGTCGACATCCCGAGGCTGGTGCTTTATATTAAACaatgttaatttttcatatatgtcCTCCAGAAAGGGTTCCGAAAGAGATGCggaaaacttaaaactattgtttgAAAAGCTCGGGTTTAAAATATGGGTTGTTAATGATGCTGGTGCAGCgagtttttgtgaaaaatttacTGAATTAGCAAAAAAACTTGACCACGGGAGTTGTTTAATAGTGTGTTTGCTTAGTCATGGCGTAGCTGGTAAAATATATGGTACAGATGGTGAATTAGTGGCAGTATCAGAATTACTAGAAATTTTAAGTGAAGGGACAGAGAAGGTGAAAAATATAcccaaattgtttttaatacaagCGTGTAGAGTTGTTGAAAAACTAGATGCTATCGATTCTGGGCTGAGTCCAAGCAAGAAAATTACTTCACCAAAAAGTGGAATGACTGAAGTTGTATCGATACGATCTGATATACCTTTTGATCGTTCTCAAACGCAAAAAACATATTCAATGGACAGTCTAACTTCTTTTATAAATGAGCACGAAAAACCATTGCAAAGCGATATATTGTTAGGATATTCTACTTTTCCGGGAGATGTCTCTTGGAGACATACAAAAAACGGATCGTATTTTATTGATAGTGTTGTAAGCGTCTTTAGTAATTATGCAGCAACGGAAGATGTCGCGAGCATGATGGTTAAAGTAAATCAACTTGTCAAAGAGAAACTTGCTAAAAATGGAGAATTTCAAATTCCTGCCCCGGTAATTACATTaacaaaaaagctttttttatttccgatttga